Proteins co-encoded in one Ziziphus jujuba cultivar Dongzao chromosome 9, ASM3175591v1 genomic window:
- the LOC132799088 gene encoding probable acyl-activating enzyme 5, peroxisomal: MCGAPVVLNMLSNSPDNEPLKNPVNILPVGDPPPAAVLPRTEYLGFVVSHGYGLTETAGLGVSCAWKPEWKARQVVRLAGMTRIDVLDPNTGKSMKRDGSTLVEIVLRGPERSDWNGDVHEGRVEI; this comes from the coding sequence ATGTGCGGTGCACCTGTGGTGCTCAACATGCTATCCAATTCCCCCGACAACGAACCTCTTAAAAACCCCGTTAACATCCTCCCTGTCGGAGATCCACCACCGGCGGCTGTGCTCCCCCGTACGGAATACCTGGGTTTCGTGGTGAGCCACGGCTACGGGTTGACCGAAACGGCGGGGCTGGGTGTGTCGTGCGCATGGAAACCAGAGTGGAAGGCCAGGCAAGTGGTGAGGCTAGCGGGTATGACCCGGATCGACGTGTTGGATCCGAACACGGGTAAGAGCATGAAGCGGGACGGGTCAACGTTGGTTGAGATAGTACTGAGAGGACCTGAAAGATCTGATTGGAATGGCGACGTGCATGAAGGACgtgttgaaatataa